In a genomic window of Acidilobus saccharovorans 345-15:
- a CDS encoding proteasome assembly chaperone family protein, whose product MPLAAYEEEILGYNFIEYGELGKPKYLVLGIPDAGLVGPIASGHIVGSLKLSDAVGIESYGYLPPAAVVVNGSVKYPIRIYSGGNMAVLVTEVMPVASGIVPLAIAIVEFARKRGIEYIVGISGLGNPARAEAQPSLYWLATTPEAEALAAPLKDMGKPFPDGLIVGPYATILKESVKRGVNTLLLLTDSFVDIPDPEAAALAVQGLSRVTGVSVDVSQLLQEAETLRLRLQGMAREAKDALAKVGKGYEYRAPLIYS is encoded by the coding sequence GTGCCTCTGGCAGCTTATGAGGAGGAGATCCTAGGCTATAACTTCATAGAGTACGGCGAGCTCGGCAAGCCTAAGTACCTGGTGCTGGGGATACCGGACGCTGGCCTCGTGGGACCCATAGCTTCTGGCCACATAGTAGGGAGCCTCAAGTTAAGTGACGCTGTGGGCATAGAGAGCTACGGCTACCTGCCCCCAGCGGCGGTGGTGGTCAACGGCTCGGTGAAGTACCCAATAAGGATATACTCGGGCGGCAACATGGCCGTTCTCGTCACCGAGGTCATGCCTGTGGCCAGCGGCATAGTGCCCTTGGCCATTGCGATAGTGGAGTTCGCCAGGAAGAGGGGCATAGAGTACATAGTGGGGATCTCCGGCCTCGGCAACCCGGCCAGGGCTGAGGCCCAGCCCTCGCTCTACTGGCTCGCAACCACCCCTGAGGCCGAGGCACTGGCGGCCCCGCTGAAGGACATGGGGAAGCCGTTCCCCGACGGCCTCATAGTCGGCCCCTACGCTACCATACTTAAGGAGTCCGTGAAGAGGGGCGTGAACACGCTGCTGCTGTTGACGGACTCATTTGTTGACATACCGGACCCGGAGGCGGCGGCCCTCGCTGTCCAGGGGCTGTCGAGGGTCACCGGCGTAAGCGTTGACGTGAGCCAGCTGCTCCAGGAGGCGGAGACCCTGAGGCTGAGGCTCCAGGGCATGGCAAGGGAGGCCAAGGACGCCCTGGCCAAGGTAGGTAAGGGCTATGAGTACAGGGCGCCACTAATATACAGCTGA
- the albA gene encoding DNA-binding protein Alba: MVCEGAPEVRIGKKPVMNYVLAVLTTLMEQNVSQVVIKARGRNITKAVDTVEIVRSRFAKNVTIKGIDIGSHDITVTDPQTNQQKTRRVSSIEICIAKA, encoded by the coding sequence ATGGTCTGTGAGGGCGCACCTGAGGTAAGGATCGGTAAGAAGCCTGTAATGAACTATGTTTTGGCAGTCCTGACAACCCTAATGGAGCAGAACGTCAGCCAGGTGGTGATAAAGGCCAGGGGAAGGAACATAACTAAGGCCGTAGACACCGTCGAGATAGTGAGGAGCAGGTTTGCCAAGAACGTCACAATAAAGGGCATTGACATAGGCAGTCACGACATAACTGTCACCGACCCGCAGACGAACCAGCAGAAGACAAGGAGGGTAAGCAGCATAGAGATCTGCATAGCTAAGGCCTAA
- a CDS encoding Hsp20/alpha crystallin family protein, protein MSYDDVFERMRKRALRIMRDIMSDFDEMEAWMRSMVDDLEEEMRPEQLFEERLKELRSGVLSPLISVHDRGDHLVIVVDLSGSDPRTVDVRLTRDRIAVRAQIRSEALRKAYGQVSWARKVSYYSGEQVLPEPVDPRTAKSELKGGVLIITVRKASS, encoded by the coding sequence ATGTCATATGATGACGTCTTCGAGCGCATGAGGAAGAGGGCGCTGAGGATAATGCGCGATATCATGTCTGACTTCGACGAGATGGAGGCCTGGATGAGGTCAATGGTGGACGACCTCGAGGAGGAGATGAGGCCTGAGCAGCTGTTTGAGGAGAGGCTCAAGGAGCTCAGGAGCGGCGTGCTGAGCCCACTCATAAGCGTGCATGACAGGGGCGACCACCTAGTGATAGTGGTTGACCTGTCTGGGTCGGACCCTCGCACAGTTGACGTCAGGCTGACTCGCGACAGGATAGCCGTGAGGGCCCAGATAAGGAGCGAGGCCCTGAGGAAGGCCTACGGCCAGGTGTCCTGGGCCAGAAAGGTCAGCTACTACAGCGGGGAACAGGTGCTGCCCGAGCCCGTGGACCCAAGGACAGCCAAGTCTGAGCTGAAGGGAGGGGTCCTCATAATAACGGTCAGGAAGGCCTCCTCATGA
- the glnA gene encoding type I glutamate--ammonia ligase, protein MGEAEAGKDPDFLEVQYIDLPGIVRSVTIPYESYLKKSDGFIAAFDGSSVEGFEPINRSDLLLAADKSTFSRIPWRPERARVLGKIYEPSGQRYRKDPRYVAEATIKYLADSGYGPLAGAEVEFFLFKSLKIDVLNPLRGVGYSVVSQEQPWDTEAPHSVVKRAYHLPEPMDTLEPIREKMLKYFRAFGYDFNATHHEVAVSQSEVSVKAGDPLFVADEIVTFKQVARQVARENGMVAVFLPKPLYGDNGSGLHFHLSLWDSKGNNLFADDSDGLSQTARYFIGGILEHGRSLAAFVAPTVNSYRRLVPGYEAPVYLVWGYSNRSAAVRVPATGGNKGLTRVEFRSPDPLCNPYLALAATFLAGYDGIVRKIDPGDPVSDNVYEMEGRSLKTLPKSLDEALDALESDYQYLLPVMSKELVESYIEVKRRESDAIRMYPSPVELYMYMSY, encoded by the coding sequence ATGGGCGAGGCCGAGGCAGGTAAGGATCCTGATTTCCTGGAGGTACAGTATATAGACCTGCCAGGAATTGTAAGGTCCGTGACCATACCTTACGAGAGCTACCTCAAGAAGTCTGACGGCTTTATTGCGGCCTTTGACGGCAGCAGCGTTGAGGGCTTCGAGCCGATAAACAGGAGCGACCTCCTTTTGGCAGCCGACAAGTCAACGTTCTCGAGGATACCGTGGAGGCCCGAGAGGGCCAGGGTACTGGGCAAAATATACGAGCCGAGCGGCCAGAGGTACCGGAAGGATCCCAGGTACGTGGCGGAGGCCACAATAAAGTACCTTGCCGACAGCGGTTACGGCCCCCTCGCGGGCGCTGAGGTGGAGTTCTTCCTCTTCAAGTCACTTAAGATAGACGTCCTCAACCCGCTGAGGGGCGTAGGCTACTCAGTAGTGAGCCAGGAGCAGCCGTGGGACACCGAGGCGCCGCACAGCGTGGTTAAGAGGGCCTACCACCTTCCTGAGCCCATGGACACCCTCGAGCCCATAAGGGAGAAGATGTTGAAGTACTTCAGGGCGTTCGGGTATGACTTCAACGCCACCCACCACGAGGTCGCGGTGTCCCAGTCGGAGGTGAGCGTGAAGGCTGGCGACCCGCTGTTCGTCGCTGACGAGATAGTAACATTCAAACAGGTCGCCAGGCAGGTCGCCAGGGAGAACGGCATGGTTGCCGTCTTCCTTCCTAAGCCGCTCTACGGGGACAACGGCAGCGGCCTTCACTTTCACTTGAGCCTCTGGGACTCCAAGGGAAACAACCTCTTCGCTGACGACAGCGACGGGCTGAGCCAGACGGCCAGGTACTTCATAGGTGGCATACTGGAGCACGGCAGGAGCCTTGCCGCCTTCGTTGCGCCAACCGTTAACAGCTACAGGAGGCTGGTGCCGGGCTACGAGGCCCCGGTGTACCTGGTCTGGGGCTACTCTAACAGGAGCGCCGCCGTTAGGGTGCCGGCCACCGGAGGCAACAAGGGCCTGACGAGGGTGGAGTTCAGGAGCCCGGACCCCCTCTGCAACCCATACCTGGCCCTGGCGGCTACGTTCCTCGCTGGCTACGATGGCATAGTTAGGAAGATAGACCCCGGCGACCCCGTCAGCGACAACGTCTATGAGATGGAGGGCAGAAGCCTCAAGACTTTGCCCAAGAGCCTCGACGAGGCCCTTGACGCCCTGGAGAGCGACTACCAGTACTTGCTGCCAGTCATGAGCAAGGAGCTGGTGGAGTCCTACATAGAGGTTAAGAGGAGGGAGTCGGACGCCATAAGGATGTACCCGTCGCCTGTGGAGCTCTACATGTACATGAGCTATTGA
- a CDS encoding M48 family metalloprotease: protein MYDPLFGLFAFMMAYWWLLILTSIAAGGAVALMAAIAPKAIKGEPKSLARLRTSMAITAVAIVLAGVGVFIGVAELIGYIFGYSLAGSYLVMTAVIFTFFIILIQWLLSPLFINLVYRTHPPRTDEEKKYQAMLEEVARRSRIRTPKLRIAETNVPNAFSYGSPLSGSYVAVTRGLLNLMPDDEVEAVLGHEVGHLRHRDVSWILALSVIPLAVYYLGQMLIWSGFFGGGGGEGRGRGSGANGGILLMLVGMLLVVVGVVFRFLVGNFNRLREYYADANSAMVTSPRKIQRALARLHIAVEGNNYFKHQVNSSSGSMLKALFIVAPFVEISGGFLYEPDEGAWPWRRRKEPDLSRYRDYDVDQLIEKIKNEKTDPVAEMFATHPPIPKRLRFIDNIRYSVNPVEP, encoded by the coding sequence ATGTACGATCCGCTCTTTGGGCTTTTCGCGTTTATGATGGCCTACTGGTGGCTGCTGATCCTAACTTCTATAGCCGCTGGGGGCGCGGTGGCATTAATGGCGGCAATAGCGCCTAAGGCGATCAAGGGCGAGCCTAAGAGCCTGGCGAGGCTAAGGACTTCAATGGCTATAACAGCAGTGGCAATAGTCCTAGCTGGGGTCGGCGTCTTCATAGGGGTGGCCGAGCTCATTGGCTACATCTTTGGGTACTCGCTCGCGGGCTCCTACCTAGTAATGACTGCCGTCATATTCACGTTCTTCATAATATTGATACAGTGGCTCCTCTCGCCGCTCTTCATAAACCTGGTGTACAGGACCCACCCGCCCAGGACTGACGAAGAGAAGAAGTACCAGGCGATGCTAGAGGAGGTCGCCAGAAGGAGTCGCATAAGGACGCCTAAGCTCAGGATAGCAGAGACCAACGTGCCAAACGCCTTCTCCTACGGCAGCCCACTGTCTGGCAGTTACGTGGCCGTTACGAGGGGGCTCCTCAACCTGATGCCCGACGACGAGGTTGAGGCTGTGCTAGGCCATGAAGTAGGTCACCTCAGGCACAGGGACGTCTCATGGATCTTGGCACTAAGCGTCATACCCCTGGCAGTCTACTACCTAGGTCAGATGCTCATCTGGAGCGGCTTCTTTGGAGGCGGTGGCGGCGAGGGGAGGGGCAGGGGCAGCGGGGCAAACGGCGGCATACTGCTGATGCTTGTTGGAATGCTGCTGGTGGTGGTAGGCGTCGTGTTCAGGTTCCTGGTCGGCAACTTCAACAGGCTAAGGGAATATTATGCAGACGCTAACAGCGCCATGGTGACCTCCCCAAGGAAGATACAGAGGGCCCTGGCGAGGCTCCACATAGCGGTAGAGGGCAACAACTACTTTAAGCACCAGGTCAACTCCAGCAGCGGTTCCATGCTTAAGGCGCTCTTCATAGTGGCGCCCTTCGTTGAAATAAGTGGGGGCTTCCTGTACGAGCCCGATGAGGGCGCATGGCCCTGGAGGAGGAGAAAGGAGCCTGACCTGAGCAGGTACAGGGACTACGACGTCGACCAGCTGATAGAGAAGATAAAGAATGAGAAGACGGATCCAGTGGCTGAGATGTTTGCAACGCACCCGCCTATACCAAAGAGGCTCAGGTTCATTGACAACATAAGGTACTCCGTGAATCCTGTTGAGCCTTAA
- a CDS encoding ferredoxin gives MTLKVSIDPRDNCIADMVCVSLCGDVFEMSDVDGKSQIIAKWRTDPNTINVGQVPDDMKDCAEAAQQSCPTSIIHVEPA, from the coding sequence GTGACCCTGAAGGTTTCGATAGACCCCAGGGACAACTGCATAGCTGACATGGTCTGCGTGAGCCTGTGCGGAGACGTCTTTGAGATGAGTGACGTGGACGGCAAGAGCCAGATAATAGCCAAGTGGAGGACCGACCCCAACACAATAAATGTTGGCCAGGTGCCAGACGACATGAAGGACTGCGCCGAGGCCGCCCAGCAGAGCTGCCCGACCAGCATAATCCACGTCGAGCCCGCATAA
- a CDS encoding carbon-nitrogen hydrolase family protein, with protein sequence MPLRIAVLHTRIRLGARRTNTKRFLELAAKAVSDHPVDILVLPAYPVTGPIVGYYPDQKVPSILKGFAERISESEMQLSPTLTMVSKVSEEYGVYVIAGPLVERAGPRLYLTTIVVGPNGRLIGKYRKVALTRKERESGLTPGKDVLVFEVGRTNVRVGVFVDEDINYPEVLRSLSYNGADVVIGAMLPFQSNFIRMRSEPSNGILTLDYEQVMELLDVRTRENGFSAVLVGGAVEGSNGLGYVAFMPTIMAEPENGVIKDRIRLFDDLDLPVYVEVDKAASREPKDFLYPLLRSLCRNSGAKGGEPEEEEL encoded by the coding sequence ATGCCACTGAGGATAGCAGTGCTGCACACCCGCATAAGGCTTGGCGCTAGGAGGACCAACACTAAGAGGTTCCTTGAGCTCGCGGCTAAGGCTGTGAGCGATCATCCTGTTGACATTCTAGTGCTTCCGGCCTACCCGGTCACAGGCCCAATAGTGGGCTACTACCCTGACCAGAAGGTCCCCTCAATACTCAAGGGCTTTGCGGAGAGGATCTCGGAGTCAGAGATGCAGCTGAGCCCCACGCTAACCATGGTGTCTAAGGTCAGCGAGGAGTATGGAGTCTATGTAATAGCTGGCCCCCTTGTCGAGAGGGCCGGGCCCAGGCTCTACCTGACCACAATAGTGGTGGGCCCCAACGGGAGACTCATAGGCAAGTACAGAAAGGTGGCGCTTACAAGGAAGGAGAGGGAGAGCGGGCTCACGCCAGGCAAGGATGTCCTGGTGTTTGAGGTCGGGCGCACTAACGTGAGGGTCGGGGTCTTTGTTGACGAGGACATAAACTACCCCGAGGTCCTCAGGTCCCTGTCGTATAACGGGGCTGACGTAGTGATAGGCGCTATGCTGCCGTTCCAGTCTAACTTCATAAGGATGAGGTCCGAGCCCAGCAACGGCATACTCACGCTGGACTATGAGCAGGTAATGGAGCTCCTGGACGTGAGGACCCGCGAGAACGGCTTCTCTGCGGTGCTGGTGGGGGGCGCTGTCGAGGGATCCAACGGCCTTGGCTATGTGGCCTTTATGCCCACAATAATGGCCGAGCCGGAGAACGGCGTGATAAAGGACAGGATCAGGCTCTTTGACGACCTCGACCTCCCGGTCTACGTTGAGGTTGACAAGGCCGCCTCGAGGGAGCCGAAGGACTTCCTCTACCCCCTCCTCAGGTCGCTCTGCAGGAACAGCGGCGCTAAGGGAGGGGAGCCCGAGGAGGAAGAGCTTTAG
- a CDS encoding (Fe-S)-binding protein, producing the protein MTYIGIVNFAWVKQYEALVYAIGFVVFLWLLYAAYDGYRRWTHGLPKWRLMFWPPGYPVSKALRNFAQFALLQWKTLRQRFPGTMHALIFYGIGWLFIATILRAINMHVVVFLTGDVFYAYKLLNNVAGLMVIVGASIAIVRRRLRLTPNLPQDPYYYLVLGLLLVIVVTGFLVDGIAGVAYRYTWERPWFDPVGYLVFTWARTVPVPELQEIYRGLWLFHMSIAMAALAIIPFTNLWHIYAASLNVAFQRQGAAPQGVKPVTDLDERIEQGRPLGVVKLSDTTWKQRLDFDACTSCMRCTNACPAFTAGKPLSPRDVIVTMRDAMREGLWDQQAWGSGRLQVNPEALWSCVTCGACVYECPVTIHHVDTIIDLRRGMVSVGSEDVPKDALDALYRLQQNGNPLGANPYDKEQWLNELAQKYGDDIIAKEGEEYDYLYWVGCITSYDPRIRPVAEAIVSLLRSAGVKVAIPAEQGCCGEPARAIGDEALYVELMKQALEVLSRYKFKKLLVSCPHGFNNFKNNYRLYRDYLAKREDTAKLAEVLDKLEVEHHSVVLARLIKEGRIRPGKGIDAVVTYHDPCYLGRWNGLYEEPRSVIESTGLRIREMPRNRSRSFCCGGGGGQLFYEVKKGERISTLRAEEASKTLGEGGRKVVAVACPFCNTMFRAESGKFNFEVMDIAEILKASVKEDKGSS; encoded by the coding sequence TTGACCTACATAGGCATAGTCAACTTCGCCTGGGTCAAGCAGTACGAGGCCCTAGTATATGCGATAGGCTTCGTGGTCTTCCTGTGGCTTCTCTACGCGGCATACGACGGCTACAGGAGGTGGACCCACGGCCTGCCCAAGTGGAGGCTCATGTTCTGGCCGCCAGGCTACCCCGTGTCCAAGGCGCTGAGGAACTTCGCCCAGTTCGCGCTGCTGCAGTGGAAGACCCTGAGGCAGCGCTTCCCAGGGACCATGCACGCGCTGATATTCTACGGCATAGGGTGGCTCTTCATAGCGACCATACTGAGGGCCATAAACATGCACGTAGTTGTCTTCCTGACCGGTGACGTGTTCTACGCTTACAAGCTGCTCAACAACGTGGCCGGCCTAATGGTTATAGTGGGCGCCTCCATAGCCATTGTAAGGAGGAGGCTCAGGCTCACCCCTAACCTGCCCCAGGACCCATACTACTACCTAGTGCTTGGCCTCCTCCTGGTCATTGTCGTAACCGGCTTCCTCGTTGACGGCATAGCTGGCGTTGCCTACAGGTACACGTGGGAGAGGCCGTGGTTTGACCCAGTTGGCTACCTAGTGTTCACGTGGGCTAGGACGGTGCCCGTGCCAGAGCTGCAGGAGATTTACAGAGGCCTGTGGCTCTTCCACATGAGCATAGCAATGGCCGCCCTGGCAATAATTCCGTTCACCAACCTCTGGCACATCTACGCCGCGTCGCTCAACGTGGCCTTCCAGAGGCAGGGCGCCGCCCCTCAGGGGGTCAAGCCCGTGACGGACCTTGACGAGAGGATAGAGCAGGGCAGGCCCCTCGGCGTGGTGAAGCTCTCCGACACCACCTGGAAGCAGCGCCTGGACTTCGACGCATGCACATCGTGCATGAGGTGCACCAACGCCTGCCCAGCGTTCACCGCGGGAAAGCCACTGAGCCCGAGGGACGTCATAGTTACCATGCGTGACGCCATGAGGGAGGGCCTCTGGGACCAGCAGGCCTGGGGCAGCGGCAGGCTGCAGGTTAACCCTGAGGCGCTCTGGAGCTGCGTCACCTGCGGCGCCTGCGTCTACGAGTGCCCCGTCACAATCCACCACGTTGACACCATAATAGACTTGAGGAGGGGCATGGTCAGCGTGGGCTCCGAGGACGTCCCCAAGGACGCCCTCGACGCGCTCTACAGGCTGCAGCAGAACGGCAACCCGCTTGGGGCGAACCCATATGACAAGGAGCAGTGGCTGAACGAGCTCGCCCAGAAGTATGGCGATGACATAATAGCCAAGGAGGGGGAGGAGTACGACTACCTCTACTGGGTGGGCTGCATAACCTCCTACGACCCAAGGATAAGGCCCGTGGCCGAGGCCATAGTATCGCTCCTGAGGTCCGCGGGCGTCAAGGTTGCTATACCAGCTGAGCAGGGGTGCTGCGGCGAGCCCGCGAGGGCCATAGGTGACGAGGCCCTCTACGTTGAGCTCATGAAGCAGGCTCTGGAGGTCCTCAGCAGGTACAAGTTCAAGAAACTGCTTGTCAGCTGCCCCCACGGGTTCAATAACTTCAAGAACAACTACAGGCTCTACAGGGACTACCTGGCCAAGAGGGAGGACACCGCAAAGCTGGCGGAGGTCCTAGATAAGCTAGAGGTTGAGCACCACTCAGTCGTGCTCGCAAGGCTTATCAAGGAGGGCAGGATAAGGCCCGGCAAGGGGATAGATGCCGTGGTCACGTACCACGACCCGTGCTACCTCGGCAGGTGGAACGGCCTCTACGAGGAGCCCAGGAGCGTCATAGAGTCCACGGGCCTCAGGATAAGGGAGATGCCGAGGAACAGGTCCAGGAGCTTCTGCTGCGGGGGCGGCGGCGGGCAGCTGTTCTATGAGGTGAAGAAGGGGGAGCGCATATCGACCCTTAGGGCCGAGGAGGCCTCAAAGACCCTGGGCGAGGGCGGCAGGAAGGTCGTGGCCGTGGCCTGCCCCTTCTGCAACACAATGTTCAGGGCCGAGTCGGGGAAGTTCAACTTTGAAGTTATGGATATAGCCGAGATACTTAAGGCGTCAGTCAAGGAGGACAAGGGAAGCTCATGA
- a CDS encoding AbrB/MazE/SpoVT family DNA-binding domain-containing protein encodes MKALTSDEGSLEGRVLPRKVQKLGTSSLIITLPRDWARSHGLKAGSMVTIVEDGDRLVVIPYVKGRPLTASFSLKHLNICKHLGRVVFCAYLSGLDGLTFYSNRPIRADLVEKISRVSETINNDSVKVYLNNMYEVNVAIEEYRDDIANALANYGRSLASAFSRLSQHVAGIRMTEEELESIYSDLRGLAFRTLRSGAKGVGYGISQEHLNRLLMAGVGLMVLVNDSFYKLGKDLLTLDSQLTQDERDRVKFLFQVLEVSLVAASLGVEPPSIKKEEDAYFKLRSLLDLEGELSDIVRNSTAAYAYILAKTLDIARIIKNIEETLLCHALFKKYSESEQEI; translated from the coding sequence TTGAAAGCCCTCACCTCCGATGAAGGTTCCCTGGAGGGCCGCGTCCTTCCCCGCAAAGTCCAGAAGCTGGGCACCTCGTCGCTCATAATAACGCTGCCGCGCGACTGGGCGAGGTCGCACGGCCTCAAGGCAGGCAGCATGGTAACCATAGTTGAGGACGGCGACAGGCTCGTGGTTATACCATACGTCAAGGGCAGGCCTCTTACTGCGTCCTTCTCGCTCAAGCACCTCAACATATGCAAGCACCTGGGCCGCGTGGTCTTCTGCGCCTACCTGTCAGGCCTTGACGGCCTGACATTTTACTCCAACAGGCCCATAAGGGCCGACCTCGTGGAGAAGATAAGCAGGGTCTCGGAGACTATAAACAATGACAGCGTCAAGGTATACCTGAACAACATGTATGAGGTCAACGTCGCCATAGAGGAGTACAGGGACGACATAGCAAACGCGCTGGCCAACTACGGCAGGAGCCTCGCCTCGGCCTTCTCGAGGCTCTCCCAGCACGTGGCCGGCATAAGGATGACCGAGGAGGAGCTCGAGAGCATATACAGCGACCTGAGGGGCCTGGCCTTCAGGACCCTCAGGTCGGGGGCCAAAGGCGTGGGATACGGGATATCTCAGGAGCACCTGAACAGGCTCCTCATGGCTGGGGTAGGCCTAATGGTGCTGGTCAACGACTCCTTCTACAAGCTGGGCAAGGACCTCCTGACCCTGGACAGCCAGCTCACGCAGGACGAGAGGGACAGGGTCAAGTTCCTGTTCCAGGTGCTTGAGGTCTCCCTGGTGGCCGCCTCGCTTGGGGTGGAGCCGCCTAGCATAAAGAAGGAGGAGGACGCGTACTTCAAGCTCAGGAGCCTGCTCGACCTTGAAGGGGAGCTCAGCGACATAGTGCGCAACTCAACGGCTGCCTACGCCTACATACTGGCTAAGACGCTTGACATAGCGAGGATTATAAAGAACATAGAGGAGACCCTGCTCTGCCACGCGCTCTTCAAGAAGTACTCTGAGTCCGAGCAAGAGATATGA
- the gyaR gene encoding glyoxylate reductase yields the protein MELRLFVTREIPFPAFESIKGLFQKVDVWPEYRPPTKEELISRAKGAQALVTMLEDKVTCDVIEALSPELRIIAQYAVGFDNIDLECATKHGVYVTNTPDVLTDATADLTWALILAVARRIVESDAYVRSGGWKSSGTAWHPTMMLGFDLVGKTLGIVGGGRIGQAVARRAKGFDMRIIYNSRRRHPEMEALGATYVDLDELFRESDIVTLHVPLTPETQNLVNESRLRLMKRTAIVVNTARGKVVDIDALYRALKEGWIAGAGLDVYPTEPLDPSHPITKLSNVVLTPHIGSATRETRAKMAELVYRNLEAFSRGERPPTLVNEEVLRVRPPGF from the coding sequence TTGGAGCTCAGGCTCTTCGTGACTAGGGAGATACCGTTCCCCGCCTTTGAGTCCATAAAGGGGCTTTTCCAGAAGGTCGACGTGTGGCCCGAGTACAGGCCCCCGACCAAGGAGGAGCTCATATCTAGGGCCAAGGGTGCGCAGGCCCTGGTGACCATGCTTGAGGACAAGGTAACGTGTGACGTGATAGAGGCGCTGAGCCCCGAGCTCAGGATAATAGCACAGTACGCCGTGGGCTTTGACAACATAGACCTCGAGTGCGCCACGAAGCACGGCGTCTACGTCACTAACACCCCCGACGTGCTCACCGACGCCACGGCTGACCTGACCTGGGCCCTCATACTTGCCGTGGCCCGCCGGATAGTGGAGTCGGACGCCTACGTCAGGAGCGGGGGCTGGAAGAGCTCCGGCACCGCCTGGCACCCTACTATGATGTTAGGCTTCGACCTCGTCGGCAAGACCCTGGGCATAGTGGGAGGGGGCAGGATAGGCCAGGCGGTCGCCAGGAGGGCCAAGGGCTTTGACATGAGGATAATATACAACAGCAGGAGGAGGCACCCGGAGATGGAGGCCCTGGGGGCAACTTACGTTGACCTTGACGAGCTCTTCAGGGAGAGTGACATAGTGACCCTGCACGTGCCCCTCACGCCCGAGACCCAGAACCTGGTCAACGAGTCCAGGCTGAGGCTCATGAAGAGGACGGCCATAGTGGTTAACACTGCCAGGGGAAAGGTAGTAGACATCGATGCCCTCTACAGGGCCCTCAAGGAGGGCTGGATAGCCGGGGCGGGCCTCGACGTGTACCCCACCGAGCCCCTCGACCCCTCGCACCCGATAACTAAGCTGAGCAACGTGGTTTTGACCCCCCACATAGGCAGCGCCACCAGGGAGACCAGGGCAAAGATGGCGGAGCTAGTGTACAGGAACCTTGAGGCGTTCAGCAGGGGGGAGAGGCCTCCGACGCTGGTGAACGAGGAAGTCCTTAGGGTCAGGCCGCCCGGCTTCTGA
- the cmk gene encoding (d)CMP kinase has product MSSICDGRRPVIVVSGQPGSGKSTYARRLAAELGLRYYTTGQAFRSLAERMGVSLMELNRLAERDPSIDLAIDAESLNEARRGCVVIDSHLAGWLLRDLADVTIYVKASLPERTRRIALRDSKPESEALFEASQREISHWERFAKYYGIDLRDLSSYDLVVDTTRMGIEETYQVILTFVKKALSV; this is encoded by the coding sequence TTGAGCTCCATATGCGACGGTCGTAGGCCTGTCATAGTAGTCTCAGGCCAGCCGGGCTCGGGCAAGTCAACCTATGCAAGGAGGCTCGCGGCCGAGCTCGGCCTGAGGTATTACACCACAGGTCAGGCCTTCAGGAGCCTCGCGGAGAGGATGGGGGTCAGCCTCATGGAGCTTAACAGGCTCGCTGAGAGGGACCCATCCATAGACCTCGCCATAGACGCTGAGTCTCTTAACGAGGCCAGGAGGGGCTGCGTCGTGATAGACAGCCACCTGGCCGGGTGGCTCCTGAGGGACCTGGCGGACGTCACGATATACGTCAAGGCCTCGCTGCCAGAGAGGACAAGGAGGATAGCCTTAAGGGACTCCAAGCCTGAGAGCGAGGCGCTGTTCGAGGCATCCCAGAGGGAGATAAGCCACTGGGAGAGGTTCGCCAAGTACTACGGCATAGACCTGAGGGACCTGTCAAGCTATGACCTAGTGGTTGACACCACGAGGATGGGCATCGAAGAGACCTATCAGGTGATCCTTACCTTCGTCAAAAAGGCCCTTTCTGTTTGA